In the Hippoglossus stenolepis isolate QCI-W04-F060 chromosome 14, HSTE1.2, whole genome shotgun sequence genome, one interval contains:
- the LOC124854683 gene encoding mucin-2-like: TTTTPTTTTTTPTTTTTTPTTTTTTPTTTTTTPTTTTTTPTTTPTTLTTTTTTPTTTTTTTSTTPTTTTTTPTTTTTTPTTTTTTPTTTTTTPTTTTTTPTTTTTTPTTTTTTPTTTTTTPTTTTTTPTTTTTTPTTTTTTPTTTTTTPTTTTPTTTTTTPTTTTTTPTTTTPTTTTTTPTTTTTTPTTTTPTTTTTTPTTTTTTPTTTIPTTTTTTPTTTTTTPTTTTTTPTTTTTTPTTTTTTPTTTTTTPTTTTTPTTTITTPTTTTTTPTTTTTTPTTTTTTPTTTTTTPTTTTTTPTTTTTTPTTTTTTPTTTTTTPTTTTTTPTTTTTTPTTTTTTPTTTTTTPTTTTTTPTTTTTTPTTTTTTTTPTTTTTTTTTTTTTPTTTTPTTTTTTPTTTTLTTTTTTPTTTTTTPTTTTTTPTTTTPTTTTTTPTTTTTTPTTTTTTPTTTTTTPTTTTPTTTTTTPTTTTTTPTTATTTPTTTTPTTTTTTPTTTTTTPTTTTTTPTTTTTTPTTTTLTTTTTSPTTTTTTPTTTTPTTTTTTPTTTTTTPTTTTPTTTTTTPTTTTTTPTTTILTTMTTTPTTTTTTPTTTTTTPTTTTTTPTTTTTTPTTTTTTPTTTTTPTTTITTPTTTTTTPTTTTTTPTTTTTTPTTTTPT; this comes from the exons acaaccactaccccaactacaacaaccactaccccaactacaaccaccactaccccaacaacaaccaccactaccccaactacaacaaccactaccccaactacaaccaccactaccccaactacaacccccactaccctaacaacaaccaccactaccccaactacaaccaccactacaacatccactaccccaacaacaacaaccactaccccaacaacaaccaccactaccccaacaacaaccaccactaccccaactacaacaaccactaccccaactacaaccaccactaccccaactacaacaaccactaccccaactacaacaaccactaccccaacaacaaccaccactaccccaacaacaacaaccactaccccaactacaacaaccactaccccaacaacaacaaccactaccccaactacaacaaccactaccccaacaaccactaccccaactacaacaaccactaccccaactacaacaaccactaccccaacaaccactaccccaacgacaacaaccactaccccaacaactacaaccactactccaacaacaacaaccccaactacaacaaccacaaccccaactacaacaaccactaccccaacaaccactatcccaactacaacgaccacgaccccaacaacaacaaccactaccccaactacaactaccacaaccccaactacaactaccactaccccaactacaacaaccacaaccccaactacaacaaccactactccaacaacaaccacgaccccaacgacaacaatcactaccccaactacaacaaccacgaccccaacaactacaaccactaccccaactacaacaaccactaccccaactacaacaaccacgaccccaacgacaacaaccacgaccccaacaacaacaaccacgaccccaacgacaacaaccactaccccaactacaacaaccactaccccaactacaacaaccacgaccccaactacaacaaccacgaccccaactacaacaaccacgaccccaacgacaacaaccactaccccaacaactacaaccactaccccaactacaacaaccactaccccaacaacaa cgacaacaaccactaccccaacgacaacaaccactaccacaacaactacaaccactaccccaacaacaacaaccccaactacaacaaccactaccccaacaaccactaccctaactacaacgaccacgaccccaacaacaacaaccactaccccaactacaacaaccactaccccaacaaccactaccccaactacaacaaccacgaccccaactacaacaaccacgaccccaacgacaacaaccactaccccaacaactacaaccactaccccaacaacaacaaccccaacaacaacaaccactaccccaacgacaacaaccactaccccaacaactgcaaccactaccccaacaaccacaaccccaactacaacaaccactaccccaactacaacaaccacgaccccaacaactacaaccactaccccaactacaacaaccactaccccaacaaccactaccctaactacaacaaccacttccccaactacaacaaccactaccccaacaaccactaccccaacgacaacaaccactaccccaacaacaacaaccactactccaacaacaacaaccccaactacaacaaccacaaccccaactacaacaaccactaccccaacaaccactatccTAACTACAAtgaccacgaccccaacaacaacaaccactaccccaactacaactaccacaaccccaactacaactaccactaccccaactacaacaaccacaaccccaactacaacaaccactactccaacaacaaccacgaccccaacaacaacaatcactacaccaactacaacaaccacgaccccaacaactacaaccactaccccaactacaacaaccactaccccaacaaccactaccccaact